The Streptomyces laurentii region GGCGAGGGTCCGGACCCAGGCGACCAGGCCTGGATCGACGACGGGATGGACGCGGCGCTCGTCGTCGACCTCCACCGCGCCCGGGACCACGAGTGTGTCGATGCCGCCCGCCGCGGCCTCCTCGAAGGTGAGGTCGGGCAGGACACGGACCCCGGCGGCGGTGGTGACGGGGGTCAGGGCCGCGGCGGCCAGCAGGACCCGGTAGCCCGCGGCCTCCTCGGTCTCGCGCAGGGCGAGCGAGAACACCTCCGGCGGCCCGGTGACGTCGAGCAGGTCGACGCCGTCGAAGAGCACGATGACGATACGGCGTCGGACGGTGCCCGGCACGGGTCCTCCCCTGGGGCACCGGTGGCGGCGGGCCACCGGCAGGCCGGTCGGTACGCGGCGGTCGGTACGGCGGTACAGCGGTTGGCGCGGCGGTCGTTCGGTGCGAGTGAGCGATGTCGGTTTCTGCGGATCAGATGTCATTGCCGACACCCGAACGGGCTCATAGTTTGGCGGACATGGCCCGGCGGACCGCTCGGGCCGCACTCCTCACCCCGTATGCCGAAGGCGGTACACCCATGTCCAGGACCACGCTGCGCGAGCTCAACGGCTTCGACCAGACCCCCGCGACACTGGCCGGTTCGACGCTGATCCTGATCGACTTCCAGAACACGTACACCCAGGGCGTCATGGAACTCGACGGCTGGGAGCAGTCCCTCGACGCCGCCGAGCGGCTGCTGGCGCGGGCCCGCCGGCAGGGCACGAAGGTGGTGCACGTCGTCAACGACGGCGGCGAGGGCACCCCGTACGACGTCCGCGCGGAGATCGGCCGGTTCCACCCGCGGCTCACGCCGGCCGACGGCGAGCCGGTCGTCGTCAAGCGGTTCCCGGACTCCTTCGTCGGTACGGATCTGGCCTCGCACCTCGACGAGGGCCAGGACCTCGTCCTCGCCGGCTGGATGACCCACATGTGCGTGACGTTCACCGCGCAGGGCGCGTTCCTGGCCGGTCACCGGCCCACCGTCGTGGCCGAGGCCACCGCGACCCGCTCGCTCCCGGTCCTGGGCGCCGACGTCCCGGCCGCGCAGGTGCACCGCGGCGCCCTGGCCACCATCGCCGACCTGTACGGAGTCGTCGTCGAGTCCGAGAAGGAGATCGTCTGACGCGGCGTCCCGGCCGTTCGTCCCACCCGCGCGACGACGATGCCCGTGTGCCGGGGGCACACGGGCATCGAGGGGGAGGCGAACGGCGGGGCGCCGGCCGGGGTCAGGCGGTGAAGGCCTCCACGAGCGACCAGACGGCCAGACCGGCCATGCAGACACCGCCGACGCGCTGGACCGTCTTGAGCGGGACGCGCTTGGCGATGAACCGGCCCGCGATGAGCGCGAGCGCGGAGACGCTCATGAGGGCGGCGGCAGAGCCGATCGCCGTCGACCAGGTGCCGTTGGTGGCGGCCAGGTTGGCCGTGGTGATCTGGGTCAGGTCGCCCCACTCGCTGATGAACACGGCCATGAAGGCGGTGGAGAAGACGGGCCAGAAGCCCTTCACCGTCTTGCCGGCGCCGTCCTCGTCGTCCTCGTCGTCGCCTCCGGCGCGCAGCAGCATGAAGGCGCCGAAGCCGAACAGCGCGGCCGAGACGAGCTTCACGATCCAGCCGGGGAGGAGTCCGAGCAGGCTGCCCGCGCCGACGGCGATGGCCACGTGGACGATGAACGCGGTCGAGGTGCCGAACCAGACGTACAGCGGACGCATCCGCGTGCCCATGGCGAGGGACGCGAACATCGTCTTGTCGGGGAGTTCGGCGAGGAAGATCAGCCCGAAGGCGGTGATGATCGCCAAGGGGTCGAGGTGCATACCGGGGCTCTCTGCTCGGACCGGGCCCGGGCCCGGCACGGCGCCTCGTGAGGCGACGGGAGGACCACTCGGCCCGGCATGACGGACCACGCCCGCATGGACGCGGACGTGACGTATTGCCTGGCCGAAGGTCTCGCCCGTCCGCACCTCGGTGCGGACCCGGCCACCGGGAACCCGGGGGTTCCAGTGTGTCGACGACCGGTTCGCAGGGCTACTCCCCTTCGCTCGGGCCAGTGTACCGGACGGATCGGCGCAGACCGTAGACACTGTCTACTGAAGTGGTAGACAGTGTCTACGGGGTTCCGGTAGACAGGTTCCGTGACCGACGAACCCACTCCGGGCAAGCCTCCGGAGACCGCGCCCGACACTCCGGACGCACCCGTCCCGCCCGCCGAACCCGAACCCGCCGAACCCGAACCCGGCGGGCTCCGCGACCGGCTGGTGCGGACCGGCGTCGAACTGGTCGACGCCGAGGGCGCCGGGGCCCTCTCGCTCCGCGAGATCGCCCGCCGCGCCGGGGTCTCGCACGGCGCCCCGCGCCGCTACTTCCCGACCCACCTCGACCTGCTCTCGGCCATCGCCCACGAGGGCTTCCGTGCACTCGGCATCCGCGTCGCCGCCATCGACACGGCCGACCCCCGGGACCGGATCGAGGCGCTGGCCCGCCTCTACCTCGACTTCGCCCGCACCCGCGGCGGCATGTACGAGCTGATGTTCCGCCACGACCTCCTGGAGAGCGGGCGGCTGGGGCTGCGCGACACCAGCCTCCCGCTCTTCGCGCACGTCGCCGAACTCGTCGCCCGGGTCCGCCCGGACGCCGCCGACCCCGCCACCGCCACCGGCGCGCTGTGGGCCAACCTCCACGGCATCGCCCAGCTCCGGCGCTGGGGCAGCCTCCGTCTCGCCACCGGCGCCGACGACGTCGAACCACTGCTCACGGCCGCCCTCGACGCCCACCTCGGCCCCCGACGACCGGACACCGGCCGATGACCCGCCCCAGCCCACGCCGCGACCGTCTCCGGCCCCCTGACCCTCGCGTGCAGCGTCGTCGGCGCCGCCGTCGTCGCCCTCGACGGCACCGTCCTGACCATTGCCCAGCCCGCGCTCCAGCACGACCTCGGCGCGGACACCGCCCAGGTGCAGTGGACCAGCACCGGCTATCTCGTTGCCGTCGCGAGCCT contains the following coding sequences:
- a CDS encoding isochorismatase (Nicotinamidase_ related amidohydrolases. Cysteine hydrolases of unknown function that share the catalytic triad with other amidohydrolases, like nicotinamidase, which converts nicotinamide to nicotinic acid and ammonia; cd01014;~catalytic triad [active];~conserved cis-peptide bond;~identified by MetaGeneAnnotator; putative;~isochorismatase [Streptomyces roseosporus NRRL15998]) → MSRTTLRELNGFDQTPATLAGSTLILIDFQNTYTQGVMELDGWEQSLDAAERLLARARRQGTKVVHVVNDGGEGTPYDVRAEIGRFHPRLTPADGEPVVVKRFPDSFVGTDLASHLDEGQDLVLAGWMTHMCVTFTAQGAFLAGHRPTVVAEATATRSLPVLGADVPAAQVHRGALATIADLYGVVVESEKEIV
- a CDS encoding integral membrane protein (Predicted membrane protein [Function unknown];~Uncharacterized protein family UPF0016; pfam01169;~identified by MetaGeneAnnotator; putative;~integral membrane protein [Streptomyces roseosporus NRRL15998]), whose amino-acid sequence is MHLDPLAIITAFGLIFLAELPDKTMFASLAMGTRMRPLYVWFGTSTAFIVHVAIAVGAGSLLGLLPGWIVKLVSAALFGFGAFMLLRAGGDDEDDEDGAGKTVKGFWPVFSTAFMAVFISEWGDLTQITTANLAATNGTWSTAIGSAAALMSVSALALIAGRFIAKRVPLKTVQRVGGVCMAGLAVWSLVEAFTA
- a CDS encoding tetR-family transcriptional regulator (Bacterial regulatory proteins, tetR family; pfam00440;~TetR-family transcriptional regulator [Streptomyces venezuelae ATCC10712];~Transcriptional regulator [Transcription]; COG1309;~WHG domain; pfam13305;~identified by MetaGeneAnnotator; putative) gives rise to the protein MTDEPTPGKPPETAPDTPDAPVPPAEPEPAEPEPGGLRDRLVRTGVELVDAEGAGALSLREIARRAGVSHGAPRRYFPTHLDLLSAIAHEGFRALGIRVAAIDTADPRDRIEALARLYLDFARTRGGMYELMFRHDLLESGRLGLRDTSLPLFAHVAELVARVRPDAADPATATGALWANLHGIAQLRRWGSLRLATGADDVEPLLTAALDAHLGPRRPDTGR